Proteins co-encoded in one Opitutus terrae PB90-1 genomic window:
- a CDS encoding LacI family DNA-binding transcriptional regulator: MNSEPRPTMRSMARALGLSRTTVSESLRDEPRVHLATRQRVQAHARAVGYRFNPLASSILSEVRRTRLSAFHGVLAAVSLEEPRRPPFTGPFWRELLRGAAARAEQLGFKLEQFVVGEPGVSVHRLDTILQSRGIRGVLIMPAWDQPELTQLDWQHYTGVYADYLIDHPALHSVCPDHPRAMVTALERLKQLGYRRPGLALQEHESARLQHRWAGAFLADVRLNRRFAFVPPLIEPQLNVARFKKWFQRYQPDVVLGHRAEIVGWMKDCGARVPQTHGFCCLNTSINATPCAGLDQQPYQIGVRGVEIVISQLHRNEYGIPELPCNTTVPSRWVDGPTLPS; this comes from the coding sequence GTGAACAGCGAGCCCCGCCCCACGATGCGCAGCATGGCCCGCGCACTCGGCCTTTCCCGTACCACCGTCTCCGAATCGCTTCGCGACGAACCCCGGGTGCATCTGGCCACCCGGCAGCGCGTGCAGGCGCATGCCCGCGCGGTCGGCTATCGTTTCAACCCGCTCGCCAGCTCGATCCTCAGCGAGGTGCGCCGCACGCGGCTCTCCGCGTTTCACGGCGTGCTCGCCGCCGTCAGTCTCGAGGAGCCGCGCCGCCCGCCCTTCACCGGACCCTTCTGGCGCGAACTTCTGCGCGGCGCCGCCGCGCGCGCCGAGCAACTCGGCTTCAAGCTCGAGCAATTCGTCGTCGGCGAACCGGGTGTGTCCGTGCACCGGCTGGACACCATCCTGCAGTCGCGCGGCATCCGCGGCGTGTTGATCATGCCGGCGTGGGATCAGCCCGAGCTCACGCAGCTCGACTGGCAGCACTACACCGGCGTCTACGCCGACTACCTCATCGATCATCCGGCGCTGCACTCGGTGTGCCCGGATCATCCGCGCGCAATGGTGACGGCGTTGGAGCGGCTGAAGCAGTTGGGCTATCGCCGGCCGGGGCTCGCGCTGCAGGAACACGAAAGCGCGAGGCTGCAGCACCGCTGGGCCGGTGCGTTTCTCGCCGACGTGCGGCTCAACCGCCGGTTCGCGTTCGTGCCGCCGCTCATCGAACCGCAGCTGAACGTGGCGCGGTTCAAAAAATGGTTTCAACGCTACCAGCCCGACGTGGTGCTCGGCCATCGCGCGGAGATCGTCGGCTGGATGAAAGACTGCGGCGCGCGCGTCCCGCAGACCCATGGTTTCTGCTGTCTTAACACCAGCATCAATGCCACGCCCTGTGCCGGCCTCGACCAGCAGCCCTATCAGATCGGCGTGCGGGGCGTGGAAATCGTGATCAGCCAGCTGCACCGGAACGAATACGGCATCCCCGAACTGCCGTGCAACACCACCGTCCCCTCGCGCTGGGTGGACGGCCCGACGCTGCCGAGCTAG
- a CDS encoding glycoside hydrolase family 88 protein, whose amino-acid sequence MKRFLLPFLSFSAVVALFSLRAAEPAPRQFGDATPLEWSKRMAQSEMARKGDTMFHGGSRARARWDYTTSLFGLSLLKLADRTGDRTFADYGAQTAESFIRPDGSIATYEMEDYNIDMIPPGKVMLLRWEQGVRDAKFMTALETLRAQMRKHPRTSDGGFWHKQRYPYQMWLDGLFMASPFLAHYAKVFEEPELFDEVAKQILLMDQHACDPKTGLHYHAWDEKRAQPWANKETGHSPNFWGRAEGWYAMALVDSLDFFSPTHPDVEKINEVLRRVADGVVRWQDPKTGLWWQVMDQGNREGNYLEATASSMFVYSLAKAINRGYLPREKYLPAVLKGYEGIIRDLIRRDPDGKINLTRCCAVAGLGYTTSTGRPRDGSFEYYISEPIIDNDLKGVGPFILAGLELDQLLADASGPARERKDLGARGWSDYEAVLARIQPPTFPDRDFPITDFGAKPDADCTDAIRAAIDACHQAGGGRVVVPAGEWLTGAIHLRSNVNLHVAKGATLRWVFDLAKYPIVFTRWEGVECMNFSPFIYAWEQENIAITGEGTLDGGSDWSTWWGWNDKRDGTAPKQRAARNRLIQMGETNVPVAERVFGANDFLRPNFVQPYRCKNILIEGVSIIRSPMWELHPVLSQNITVRNVKITSHGPNNDGFDPESCRDILVEDTLFDTGDDCIAIKSGRNGDGRRVNVPTENMVIRRCVMKDGHGGVVLGSECTGGIRNIFVEDCEMDSPDLDRGLRFKNNAVRGGVLENVFMRNVKIGRVGEAVLTIDLLYEEGAKGAFKPIVRNVQMENITSSASPRVMYIRGFPGAVIEDIRISNSTFNSVTETEVVQHAGTITLKNVTITPAKGTRSLNSVPAPQK is encoded by the coding sequence ATGAAAAGATTTCTCCTGCCCTTCCTCTCGTTTTCCGCCGTCGTTGCTCTGTTTTCCCTTCGCGCCGCCGAGCCCGCGCCACGTCAGTTTGGCGACGCCACTCCGCTCGAATGGTCGAAGCGAATGGCGCAATCGGAAATGGCGCGCAAAGGCGACACGATGTTTCACGGCGGCAGCCGCGCCCGCGCGCGGTGGGACTACACCACCTCGCTCTTCGGGCTCTCGCTGCTGAAACTCGCCGATCGCACCGGCGACCGCACCTTCGCGGACTACGGCGCGCAAACCGCCGAGTCATTCATTCGGCCGGACGGCTCCATCGCGACCTACGAGATGGAGGACTACAACATCGACATGATTCCTCCGGGGAAGGTCATGCTCCTCCGCTGGGAGCAGGGCGTGCGCGATGCGAAGTTCATGACCGCGCTCGAGACGCTGCGCGCGCAGATGCGGAAGCATCCGCGGACCAGTGACGGCGGGTTCTGGCACAAGCAGCGTTATCCCTACCAGATGTGGCTCGACGGTCTGTTCATGGCGTCGCCGTTCCTGGCCCACTACGCCAAAGTCTTCGAGGAGCCCGAGCTCTTCGACGAGGTGGCGAAACAAATCCTGCTGATGGACCAGCATGCCTGCGATCCGAAGACCGGGCTGCACTACCACGCGTGGGACGAAAAGCGCGCGCAACCGTGGGCGAACAAGGAAACGGGCCACTCCCCGAATTTCTGGGGCCGCGCCGAAGGCTGGTACGCGATGGCGCTGGTCGACTCGCTCGACTTCTTTTCGCCCACACATCCGGACGTGGAAAAAATCAACGAGGTGCTGCGTCGCGTGGCCGACGGCGTCGTCCGCTGGCAGGATCCGAAGACCGGGCTCTGGTGGCAGGTGATGGACCAGGGTAACCGCGAGGGGAACTACCTCGAGGCGACCGCCTCCAGCATGTTCGTCTACTCGCTCGCGAAGGCGATCAACCGCGGTTATCTGCCGCGCGAGAAATACCTGCCCGCCGTCCTCAAGGGCTACGAGGGCATCATTCGCGACCTCATCCGCCGCGACCCGGACGGCAAGATCAACCTCACGCGCTGTTGCGCCGTCGCCGGGCTCGGCTACACCACGTCGACGGGTCGGCCGCGCGATGGCAGCTTCGAGTATTACATCAGCGAGCCGATCATCGACAATGACCTCAAGGGGGTCGGCCCCTTCATCCTCGCCGGGCTCGAGCTCGACCAACTGCTCGCCGATGCAAGTGGCCCGGCGCGTGAGCGCAAGGATCTCGGCGCCCGCGGCTGGTCGGACTACGAGGCCGTGCTCGCGCGGATCCAGCCGCCGACGTTTCCCGATCGTGATTTTCCCATCACTGATTTCGGCGCGAAGCCCGACGCCGACTGCACCGACGCGATCCGCGCGGCGATCGACGCCTGCCACCAGGCCGGCGGCGGCCGTGTTGTCGTGCCCGCGGGCGAATGGCTGACCGGCGCGATTCACCTCCGGAGCAACGTCAACCTCCACGTCGCGAAAGGCGCCACGCTCCGCTGGGTTTTCGACCTCGCCAAATACCCGATCGTCTTCACCCGCTGGGAAGGCGTCGAGTGCATGAACTTCTCTCCATTCATCTACGCGTGGGAGCAAGAGAACATCGCCATCACCGGCGAGGGCACGCTGGATGGCGGCTCCGATTGGAGCACCTGGTGGGGCTGGAACGACAAGCGCGACGGCACGGCGCCGAAACAGCGCGCCGCCCGCAACCGGCTGATCCAGATGGGCGAAACCAACGTACCCGTCGCCGAACGCGTCTTCGGTGCGAACGACTTCCTGCGGCCGAATTTCGTGCAGCCCTACCGCTGCAAGAACATCCTCATCGAGGGCGTCAGCATCATCCGATCGCCGATGTGGGAACTGCATCCGGTGCTCTCGCAGAACATCACCGTGCGCAACGTGAAGATCACTTCGCACGGACCGAACAACGACGGCTTCGATCCCGAATCCTGCCGCGACATTCTGGTCGAGGACACGCTGTTCGACACCGGCGACGATTGCATCGCGATCAAGTCCGGCCGCAACGGCGACGGGCGGCGCGTGAACGTCCCGACCGAGAACATGGTCATCCGCCGCTGCGTGATGAAGGACGGCCACGGCGGCGTGGTGCTCGGCAGCGAATGCACCGGCGGCATCCGCAACATCTTCGTCGAGGATTGCGAGATGGACAGCCCGGACCTTGACCGCGGGTTGCGCTTCAAGAACAACGCGGTCCGCGGCGGCGTGCTCGAGAATGTTTTCATGCGCAACGTGAAGATCGGCCGCGTGGGCGAGGCCGTCCTGACCATCGACCTGCTGTACGAGGAGGGCGCGAAGGGCGCGTTCAAACCGATCGTCCGCAACGTGCAGATGGAAAACATCACCAGCTCGGCCAGCCCGCGCGTCATGTACATCCGCGGTTTCCCCGGCGCGGTGATCGAAGACATTCGCATCAGCAACTCGACATTCAACAGTGTGACCGAAACCGAGGTCGTGCAGCACGCCGGAACCATCACGTTGAAGAACGTCACGATCACCCCTGCCAAGGGCACCCGCAGCCTCAACTCCGTCCCCGCTCCTCAGAAATAA
- a CDS encoding DUF4450 domain-containing protein, whose amino-acid sequence MLRLTAAFLALVALASELGAAESLRASRFTPNLVDNLDRPLRYQPDGADFLIENGTEFFNRALYGGNTAFRVDGGDKPEFVLYLPGRGGNLRFALHTSAGAKWLHDATHIATRYRPGQLIYEIRDPLLGEDRVLTLSVLAYADAEGCIVRAELAGSDRDAPSAPLELLWAYGGVNGQRGKRDGDIGTEAVPISEWFQLRPEFCRGNVITLAATGFTLRAKPATIVGDAPAGSHLALGDAANWNDLPALITAGWGRDALVASFDQNATRTSRPHKGTEGGPTFSLVIGRCALETGRPLFLSLECNVAGARADDDLDTYRAVTALRGDSRPPTEDMGGTPMPRGTGVPPVGLAAGSAVGRGQQVPPRDDAADEDASVSICSTDLARRWRETERHFRELRQRVRIDTPDPFLNAAVGALNVAADAAWDAPQQAIMHGAIAWRTKLLGWRGPYALDALGWHERFQRNFTYWAGRQNVDPIPASLPPADENANLARNEAGLHSNGDLSNSHYDMNLVAIDALFRHLHWTGDLAFAEKMWPVIERHLAWERRLFRREFGPDRLPLYEAYAAIWASDDLQYHGGGVTHASAYNYYHNTQAARLARLLGRDPQPYEREADLIARAMRTHLWLPEEGAFAEFKDLLGLQRVHPSAAVWTFYHTMDAGLPTPQEAWQMTRRIDAQIPHLPVRGPGVPSGLHVVSTTNWMPYTWSINNVVLPEVVHTALGFWQAGRREEAWTLTKGALLASMFMGIAPGNVGSMSYLDVYRRESQRDFVDSSGVLSRALVEGLFGLKPDLLAGELRVEPGFPADWNHAAINHPDVALRFERSGDTDHYVITQHFAKPQSLRLVLAAPRDRVGSFAVNGDSASWQVIEDAVGAPRIVITSPAGFRHEVLIQWAGQPIAQTGDAVARVGDLGLPGSPSPATSIHFTHVTRGQMRWWQPVDNPARPVAEAGHPDGCKLSDIPAGARFDCVDLTPHFNDRVTQIFRNVYRSPRSPAVSLAIPKQGLGGWAGGVNATAEIDDSGLRQVAGQNGSRLLLPNGVPLATPFAAAANNIVFTSQWDNYPHEATIPLSGRAQSVTLLLAGSTNHMQSRIDNGEIVVGYSDGTTTRLALENPTNWWPIEQDYFLDDFQFQRPGPLPVRVDLKTGAVRLLELPAFKGRGGRFPGGAATVLELPLDPTRELRSLTVRALANEVVVGLMAATLVR is encoded by the coding sequence ATGCTCCGCCTCACCGCCGCCTTTCTTGCTTTGGTGGCGCTCGCGTCCGAGCTCGGCGCGGCGGAATCGCTCCGCGCGTCGCGCTTCACGCCGAACCTCGTCGACAACCTCGATCGCCCGCTGCGCTATCAGCCCGACGGCGCGGACTTCCTCATCGAGAACGGCACCGAGTTTTTCAATCGCGCGCTCTACGGCGGCAACACGGCGTTCCGCGTCGACGGCGGCGACAAACCCGAGTTCGTCCTCTACCTGCCCGGTCGCGGCGGCAATCTGCGCTTCGCACTCCACACGTCCGCCGGCGCGAAGTGGCTGCACGACGCCACGCACATCGCGACGCGCTACCGGCCGGGCCAGTTGATTTACGAGATTCGTGATCCGCTACTCGGCGAGGATCGCGTGCTCACGCTGTCAGTTCTCGCCTACGCCGACGCCGAAGGATGCATTGTCCGCGCCGAGCTCGCCGGGTCCGATCGCGATGCGCCGAGTGCGCCGCTGGAACTCCTCTGGGCCTACGGCGGGGTGAACGGCCAGCGCGGCAAGCGCGACGGCGACATCGGCACCGAAGCCGTGCCGATCAGCGAGTGGTTCCAGCTGCGGCCGGAGTTTTGTCGCGGTAACGTAATCACGCTCGCCGCCACCGGCTTCACGCTGCGCGCGAAGCCCGCGACGATTGTCGGCGACGCACCGGCCGGCTCGCATCTCGCCCTCGGCGACGCCGCGAATTGGAATGATCTGCCCGCGCTCATCACCGCCGGTTGGGGACGCGACGCCCTCGTCGCGTCGTTCGATCAGAACGCGACGAGGACGTCGCGTCCCCATAAAGGCACCGAAGGCGGACCCACCTTCTCACTCGTCATCGGCCGCTGCGCGCTCGAGACCGGACGGCCGCTGTTTCTCTCGCTCGAATGCAACGTCGCCGGCGCCCGCGCCGACGACGATCTCGATACCTATCGCGCGGTCACGGCCCTGCGGGGTGATTCTCGCCCGCCGACAGAAGACATGGGCGGGACGCCCATGCCACGTGGCACGGGCGTCCCGCCCGTGGGTTTGGCCGCGGGTTCGGCGGTAGGGCGGGGTCAGCAGGTTCCGCCCCGCGACGATGCAGCCGACGAGGACGCTTCTGTGAGCATTTGTAGCACCGACCTCGCGCGCCGCTGGCGCGAAACCGAGCGCCATTTCCGCGAACTGCGCCAGCGCGTGCGGATCGACACGCCCGATCCGTTTCTCAATGCCGCAGTCGGCGCGCTGAACGTCGCCGCCGATGCGGCGTGGGACGCACCGCAGCAGGCGATCATGCACGGCGCGATCGCGTGGCGCACCAAGCTGCTCGGCTGGCGCGGGCCCTACGCGCTCGACGCGCTCGGCTGGCATGAACGGTTTCAACGCAACTTCACCTATTGGGCCGGCCGGCAGAACGTGGATCCGATTCCAGCATCGCTTCCGCCCGCGGACGAGAACGCGAACCTCGCCCGCAATGAGGCGGGGCTGCACAGCAACGGCGATCTGTCGAACTCGCACTACGACATGAACCTCGTCGCGATCGACGCGCTGTTCCGGCATCTGCACTGGACCGGCGACCTCGCTTTCGCCGAGAAAATGTGGCCCGTGATCGAGCGGCACCTGGCCTGGGAACGCCGGTTGTTCCGCCGCGAGTTCGGCCCCGACCGGCTACCGCTCTACGAAGCCTACGCCGCGATCTGGGCCAGCGACGATCTGCAGTATCACGGCGGCGGCGTGACGCACGCTTCCGCCTACAATTACTACCACAACACCCAGGCCGCCCGGCTGGCGCGGCTGCTCGGCCGCGATCCGCAGCCCTACGAGCGCGAAGCGGACTTGATCGCGCGCGCGATGCGCACGCACCTCTGGCTGCCAGAAGAAGGGGCCTTCGCCGAGTTCAAGGATCTGCTCGGTCTGCAGCGCGTGCATCCGAGCGCCGCCGTGTGGACGTTCTATCACACGATGGACGCCGGGCTGCCCACACCGCAGGAGGCGTGGCAGATGACGCGGCGGATCGACGCGCAGATTCCTCATCTGCCCGTTCGCGGCCCGGGCGTTCCGTCCGGTCTGCACGTCGTGTCGACCACCAACTGGATGCCTTACACGTGGTCGATCAACAACGTCGTCCTGCCCGAGGTGGTTCACACTGCGCTCGGATTCTGGCAGGCCGGCCGTCGCGAGGAGGCGTGGACGCTGACCAAAGGCGCCCTCCTCGCTTCGATGTTCATGGGCATCGCGCCAGGCAACGTTGGCTCGATGTCGTATCTCGATGTCTACCGACGCGAGTCGCAGCGCGATTTCGTCGACAGCTCGGGCGTCCTCTCGCGCGCGCTCGTCGAAGGACTCTTCGGCCTGAAGCCGGACCTACTCGCGGGCGAGCTGCGCGTCGAACCGGGTTTCCCGGCGGACTGGAATCACGCCGCGATCAACCATCCGGACGTGGCGCTACGGTTCGAGCGCAGCGGCGACACGGATCATTACGTGATCACGCAGCATTTCGCGAAACCGCAATCGCTCCGGCTCGTGCTCGCCGCGCCGCGCGATCGCGTCGGCTCGTTCGCCGTCAACGGCGACTCCGCTTCGTGGCAGGTCATCGAAGACGCCGTCGGCGCGCCGCGCATCGTGATCACGAGCCCGGCCGGATTCCGGCACGAGGTTCTGATCCAGTGGGCCGGCCAGCCGATCGCGCAGACGGGCGACGCTGTAGCCCGGGTCGGCGACCTCGGCCTGCCGGGCTCACCGAGCCCGGCTACATCGATCCACTTCACGCACGTGACCCGCGGTCAGATGCGCTGGTGGCAGCCGGTCGACAATCCCGCTCGACCCGTAGCAGAAGCGGGGCACCCGGACGGCTGCAAGCTGTCCGACATCCCTGCCGGCGCTCGCTTCGACTGCGTCGATCTCACTCCGCACTTCAACGACCGCGTCACGCAGATTTTCCGCAACGTCTATCGCTCGCCGCGCTCGCCGGCCGTGTCGCTCGCGATTCCGAAGCAGGGGCTCGGCGGTTGGGCCGGCGGCGTGAACGCCACCGCCGAGATCGACGACTCCGGCCTGCGCCAGGTCGCCGGACAAAACGGCAGTCGCTTGCTCCTGCCGAACGGCGTGCCGCTCGCGACGCCGTTCGCTGCCGCGGCGAACAACATCGTGTTTACCTCGCAATGGGACAACTATCCGCACGAGGCCACGATTCCGCTCTCCGGCCGCGCGCAGAGCGTGACGTTGCTGCTCGCCGGCTCGACGAATCACATGCAAAGCCGGATCGACAACGGCGAGATCGTCGTTGGCTACTCCGATGGCACCACGACACGACTCGCGCTCGAAAACCCAACCAACTGGTGGCCGATCGAACAGGATTACTTCCTCGATGATTTTCAGTTCCAGCGTCCCGGACCGCTGCCGGTGCGCGTCGACCTGAAGACCGGCGCCGTCCGGTTGCTCGAGTTGCCCGCGTTCAAGGGCCGCGGCGGCCGTTTCCCCGGCGGCGCGGCGACCGTGCTCGAACTCCCGCTCGATCCAACGCGGGAGCTGCGCTCACTCACGGTGCGCGCGCTCGCGAACGAGGTGGTGGTCGGCCTGATGGCCGCGACGCTCGTACGGTGA
- a CDS encoding TonB-dependent receptor plug domain-containing protein produces MKPPCSPGQFVALSALLSGLALLSALPLQAQSTTTATATPGADGEDQPIVLSPFEVNAANDRGYKAFNTLSGSRVNTRLEDIAASLSVVTKQQLLDTAATDINDVFLYEANTEGIYQWTSFTLDRGNVSDDIQADPHNATRMRGLTAPNVSTGLYRTSLPLDTYNIDSIEISRGPNSSLFGLGSSGGGINVISAKANPTKSSYGVSARTDAYGSFRTNFDFNQPVVKDKLAVRVLGVYDDRRYRQEPAQDLTRRLQAAVTARPFQTTTIRGSFESYRNFANRPNSTTPRDMWRDWISSGKPTWDPITQTVHLADGTSIGPVTTAQEAARFPVGLNVTDTGVTGRPSWYIDNGQVELYMINRMPAATPVNTAIGPANIAGTGRLLQNTTNYLRNSGSYPLFTTPGVSDRSFYDWTSINLAAPNRDTTRAETSNIELEQIILHTPRQTLALQGGWLYERINTNARSFLGKTDGGKMQVYIDVNEKLLDGTANPYFLRPYIGGSEPAFRKSRNNSDNYRGMLAYQLDLTRENGWLKWFGRQNFLGYGEYREVYGGSFGYKDTMSSTEAWMTPTAATFSRNGASFRAYPRIYVGDANGQNVDYAPVGYGYPGSYTLRYYNGVTNQWIDEPVDFTEYYYANRLNRRLLSTYGGIWQASLWKDRIVPLAGFRRDFNRTREGNPAIAPSAATNGFYDTSDMNNFGTYDWVERKGDTSNYGVVVRPFTWLGLAYSQSDSFNPTSQAYDIYGQPLSDPQADTKDYGFDLNLFPDAGGSPRLSIRARQYETVDHGRGTSSVNTIVQRAIRLDADGNQTGGDPDLEAFYQTELGKLHPDWTITQIDAVIPELMGVDPAFIDSHRNKTHNDNSDAYSRGKEVEIIANPTSYWTIRSTITQAQAFNAVMSPALQEYVAARTPVWMAAKSPFDGSSFWDGTYRVGSSTPKIWYTTNLLAPMKLAVATQGKPIMQNREWKFNLVTNYQLRGITDQRWLKNMDVGGGIRWEDRAIIGYAGAAPDPDGVIREYDASHPFYDKDRAYFDVMAGYNLKLRDKYSVRFQLNVRNIFEDGRLQAAAVNPDGSTYVYRIIDPRQIIFTVSFRL; encoded by the coding sequence ATGAAACCACCTTGTTCGCCGGGCCAATTCGTGGCTCTTTCGGCCCTCCTGTCGGGCCTTGCTCTGCTCAGCGCGCTGCCGTTGCAGGCGCAGTCCACCACCACCGCGACCGCCACCCCCGGCGCGGACGGGGAAGATCAACCCATCGTCCTCTCACCCTTCGAGGTGAACGCCGCGAACGATCGCGGCTACAAGGCTTTCAACACGCTCTCCGGCTCGCGCGTCAACACGCGGCTCGAGGACATCGCGGCCTCGCTGTCGGTGGTCACGAAGCAGCAGCTGCTGGACACTGCCGCGACCGACATCAACGACGTGTTCCTCTACGAGGCGAACACCGAGGGCATTTACCAGTGGACCAGCTTCACGCTCGATCGTGGCAACGTGAGCGACGATATCCAGGCGGACCCACACAACGCCACGCGCATGCGCGGACTGACGGCGCCCAACGTGTCCACTGGGCTCTATCGCACGTCGCTGCCGCTGGACACGTATAACATCGATTCGATCGAAATCTCGCGCGGACCGAACTCCTCGCTCTTCGGTCTCGGCAGCTCGGGCGGCGGCATCAACGTGATTTCCGCCAAGGCGAATCCGACGAAGTCGAGCTACGGCGTGTCGGCGCGCACGGACGCCTACGGCAGTTTTCGCACGAACTTCGATTTCAACCAGCCGGTGGTGAAGGACAAACTCGCCGTGCGCGTGCTCGGCGTCTATGACGACCGGCGTTATCGGCAGGAACCGGCGCAGGATCTGACGCGGCGGTTGCAGGCGGCGGTCACCGCGCGGCCGTTCCAGACCACGACGATCCGCGGCAGTTTCGAATCATATCGCAACTTCGCCAACCGGCCGAATTCCACCACGCCGCGCGACATGTGGCGCGACTGGATCAGCAGTGGCAAACCGACGTGGGATCCGATCACGCAGACGGTGCACTTGGCCGACGGCACGAGCATCGGGCCGGTCACCACCGCGCAGGAAGCGGCGCGATTCCCGGTCGGGTTGAACGTGACGGATACCGGCGTCACCGGCCGGCCGAGCTGGTATATCGATAACGGCCAGGTCGAGCTGTACATGATCAACCGGATGCCGGCGGCGACGCCGGTCAATACCGCGATCGGGCCCGCGAACATCGCTGGTACCGGCCGGCTGCTGCAGAACACGACGAACTACCTGCGCAATAGCGGCAGCTATCCGTTGTTCACGACGCCCGGCGTGAGCGACCGTTCGTTCTACGACTGGACGTCGATCAATCTCGCGGCGCCCAACCGGGATACGACGCGGGCTGAGACGAGCAACATCGAGCTCGAACAGATCATCTTGCACACGCCGCGGCAGACCCTCGCGCTGCAGGGCGGCTGGCTCTACGAGCGAATCAACACCAACGCGCGCTCGTTCCTCGGCAAGACCGACGGCGGCAAGATGCAGGTCTACATCGACGTCAACGAGAAGCTCCTCGACGGCACGGCGAATCCCTACTTCCTGCGGCCCTACATCGGCGGCTCCGAGCCGGCGTTCAGAAAATCGCGCAACAACAGCGACAACTACCGCGGGATGCTGGCGTATCAGCTCGATCTCACGCGGGAGAACGGCTGGCTGAAGTGGTTCGGCCGGCAGAATTTCCTCGGCTATGGCGAGTATCGCGAGGTCTACGGCGGCTCCTTCGGCTACAAGGACACGATGTCCTCGACCGAGGCGTGGATGACGCCGACGGCCGCGACGTTCAGCCGCAACGGCGCGTCGTTCCGCGCCTACCCGCGGATCTACGTGGGCGATGCCAACGGGCAGAACGTCGACTATGCGCCGGTGGGTTATGGTTACCCTGGCAGCTACACGCTGCGCTACTACAACGGCGTCACGAACCAATGGATCGACGAGCCGGTGGACTTCACGGAATACTACTACGCCAACCGGCTGAATCGCCGGCTGCTCAGCACCTACGGCGGGATCTGGCAGGCGAGCCTGTGGAAGGACCGGATCGTGCCGCTGGCGGGTTTCCGGCGCGACTTCAACCGTACCCGCGAAGGTAATCCGGCCATCGCGCCCAGCGCGGCGACGAACGGCTTCTACGATACCAGCGACATGAACAATTTCGGCACCTACGACTGGGTGGAGCGCAAGGGCGACACGAGCAACTATGGCGTCGTGGTCCGGCCGTTCACCTGGCTGGGGCTCGCCTACAGCCAGTCCGACAGCTTCAACCCGACCTCGCAGGCCTACGACATTTACGGTCAGCCGTTGTCGGACCCGCAGGCCGACACGAAGGACTATGGCTTCGACTTGAACCTGTTCCCGGACGCGGGCGGCTCGCCGCGGCTGTCGATTCGGGCGCGGCAGTATGAGACGGTCGATCATGGTCGCGGCACGAGTTCGGTGAACACGATCGTGCAGCGCGCGATCCGGCTCGACGCGGACGGCAATCAAACCGGTGGCGATCCCGACCTCGAGGCCTTTTACCAAACCGAGCTCGGCAAGCTGCATCCGGACTGGACGATCACGCAGATCGACGCGGTCATCCCGGAGCTGATGGGCGTGGATCCGGCGTTCATCGACAGCCACCGCAACAAGACCCACAACGACAACAGCGACGCGTATTCGCGCGGCAAGGAGGTCGAGATCATCGCGAATCCGACCTCGTATTGGACGATTCGCAGCACGATCACGCAGGCGCAGGCGTTCAACGCGGTGATGTCGCCGGCGCTGCAGGAATACGTCGCCGCGCGCACGCCGGTGTGGATGGCGGCGAAGAGCCCGTTCGACGGCTCCTCGTTCTGGGACGGCACCTACCGGGTCGGTAGCTCCACGCCCAAGATCTGGTACACGACGAACCTGCTCGCGCCGATGAAGCTCGCCGTGGCGACGCAGGGGAAGCCGATCATGCAGAACCGCGAGTGGAAGTTTAACCTCGTGACGAATTACCAGCTGAGGGGCATCACCGATCAGCGCTGGCTGAAGAACATGGACGTTGGCGGCGGCATTCGCTGGGAAGACCGCGCGATCATCGGTTACGCGGGCGCGGCGCCCGATCCTGATGGCGTGATCCGCGAATACGACGCGAGCCACCCGTTCTACGACAAGGATCGGGCGTACTTCGACGTGATGGCCGGCTACAATCTCAAGCTGCGCGACAAGTACTCGGTGCGATTCCAGCTGAACGTCCGTAATATTTTCGAAGATGGCCGACTGCAGGCAGCGGCGGTCAACCCGGATGGCAGCACTTACGTGTACCGGATCATCGATCCGCGGCAGATCATCTTTACGGTGAGCTTCCGGCTGTAG